The following proteins are encoded in a genomic region of Chaetodon auriga isolate fChaAug3 chromosome 8, fChaAug3.hap1, whole genome shotgun sequence:
- the zbtb7b gene encoding zinc finger and BTB domain-containing protein 7B: MSPGEDGLIGIPFPEHSNELLSHLNDQRRAGLLCDLTLTSRGARYPTHRSVMAAVSLYFRQLFGAEEGGGEGGGGFSVCQLDCVAPDALDALLEFAYTATLTIPSSGMRDVLRGAQLLGIQCVADACRDILGEKAEAEGETAEEQRAQHAASERIVQGESRIMKASRRKTDKKKVKKVGSHHITSSILIPSPASPVSHPSPESDSFRSLPSTQPPSPEQEELRHKSRQNGDPRAIREPGRGATPNGGLLHWLHERPRIAHPPPVQPLTDKLSEDDDMEGFGDDGMLMGSISIPTSAADQGASASASAVGGGRKRKSQTPQQCPVCQKIIHGAGKLPRHMRTHTGEKPFQCSACGVRFTRNDKLKIHMRKHTGERPYPCPHCPARFLHSYDLKNHLSLHSGARPFECPLCHKAFAREDHLQRHRKGHSCLELRTRRPRRGPEHGEDGRGDGGRREQSNPLEAMSLQAHSSAFLSHPVLDGGSRAGPPLMFPGDVERERSLALQALAQMGPRRLATYPELFLRGLELRGGREAEGEDPGGTHSPASHRERWADEAEEENGEEAAEEEE; encoded by the exons ATGTCTCCAGGAGAGGACGGTCTGATTGGGATCCCCTTCCCGGAGCACAGCAATGAGCTCTTGTCCCACCTGAATGACCAGAGGAGGGCAGGACTCCTGTGTGACCTCACTCTGACGTCCCGTGGGGCACGCTACCCGACTCACCGCTCCGTCATGGCCGCCGTCAGTCTCTACTTCCGCCAGCTGTTCGGggcagaggaggggggtggCGAGGGCGGAGGAGGTTTCAGCGTGTGCCAGCTGGACTGCGTGGCACCCGACGCCCTGGACGCACTGCTGGAGTTCGCCTACACTGCCACCCTGACCATCCCCAGCTCTGGGATGAGAGATGTGCTGCGAGGGGCTCAGCTTCTGGGCATCCAGTGTGTGGCTGACGCATGCAGAGACATCCTGGGGGAGAAGGCGGAGGCAGAGGGGGAGAcggcagaggagcagagagccCAACACGCAGCTAGCGAGAGGATTGTGCAGGGAGAGAGCAGGATAATGAAAGCCTCCCGGAGAAAAACGGACAAAAAGAAGGTGAAAAAAGTTGGATCACACCACATCACCTCCTCTATTTTGATCCCATCACCTGCCTCTCCCGTCTCGCACCCTTCACCTGAATCCGACAGCTTCCGCTCCCTGCCGTCTACCCAGCCACCCAGCCCGGAACAGGAAGAGCTTCGCCACAAATCTCGGCAGAATGGAGATCCCAGGGCAATCAGAGAGCCAGGGAGAGGGGCCACACCAAATGGGGGGCTCCTTCACTGGCTCCATGAGCGCCCCCGTATAGCCCACCCGCCTCCTGTCCAGCCCTTGACTGACAAGCTGTCAGAGGATGATGACATGGAGGGTTTTGGTGACGATGGAATGCTGATGGGAAGCATCTCCATACCTACCTCTGCAGCTGATCAAGGAGCGTCAGCGTCAGCGTCAGCGGTGGGAGgcgggaggaagaggaagtctcAGACACCCCAGCAGTGCCCTGTTTGTCAGAAGATCATCCATGGAGCGGGAAAACTGCCCCGACACATGAGGACACACACTGGAGAGAAGCCCTTCCAGTGCTCCGCCTGCGGAGTCCGTTTCACCCG GAATGATAAGTTGAAGATCCacatgaggaaacacacaggcgAGCGCCCCTACCCCTGCCCGCACTGCCCTGCTCGGTTTCTCCACTCATACGACCTCAAAAaccacctctccctccacagCGGGGCGAGGCCCTTCGAGTGCCCGCTCTGCCACAAGGCCTTCGCCCGAGAGGACCACCTCCAGCGTCACCGCAAGGGGCACAGCTGCCTGGAGCTGCGCACACGCCGGCCCAGACGTGGGCCTGAGCACGGGGAGGATGGGAGAGGTGATGGAGGCAGGAGGGAGCAGTCCAACCCTCTGGAGGCCATGTCTTTACAGGCGCACTCCTCTGCGTTCCTCTCTCACCCAGTGCTTGATGGTGGGAGTCGGGCCGGCCCTCCGCTGATGTTCCCGGGTGATGTGGAGAGGGAGCGGTCTCTCGCTCTTCAGGCTTTGGCTCAAATGGGGCCTCGCAGGCTGGCCACCTACCCCGAGCTCTTCCTGCGAGGTCTGGAGCTGCGAGGAGGccgagaggcagagggagaagatccCGGAGGAACCCACTCACCGGCTTCGCACCGTGAGCGATGGGCAGACGAAGCGGAAGAGGAAAATGGTGAAGaggcagcggaggaggaggaatag